One genomic region from Prunus persica cultivar Lovell chromosome G3, Prunus_persica_NCBIv2, whole genome shotgun sequence encodes:
- the LOC18779219 gene encoding seed biotin-containing protein SBP65 translates to MASEQQMRRENTTSEREVEIEKDKVPKITTHFEALRGAEGKDTSLDSSKQSQQQHEDKARSGSTAGDVGMGKAEEAHELESLKDQVEKDKDKEREAQADQARTAKMVADKEAEAKRESEGRTQGQGEGQGGKFEEHHQGQGQSEGQGQGGARPQTHTKVEEHQRQAGAQGQGGGQVGEHQRQVGAQGQEGGGQYHAKVEEHQGQGGGRQSLGQAGGEGKGRAQSVGKFEVSGEEEKGSANKGRESTEVDKQSRCTQIGQGIEKMTLEEEKSSKGGRENEMKSREEKEGRSTNTTGRGDQGREEMGGGEERGSIGREEKEGRQQQNKEQQPSLEEISKFRAAAQQNSMEAIRAAEERYAQAKESARQGIGSATEFVSEKGEQTKETLVQGAQTAKETLSSAGKTVVEKTAPVAENAKDVAVSAGQTTLHYVGEGAAKAKDVTLEGGKTAGAYAGDVAVGLKDKATVAGWSAAHYTTEAAVEGTKLAARTVKGAAEYAGHTAVDIVSKPLIMAKDAAAVAGEKAEEYTARKREEAQREVEAKRSAEQNKSQGGLTQQGREKEGSKGDQGETGQEWQSQVQGTVRGEDISRDQRREEGQKGTQSEGGDQQRREERTYEEGGDKASTEEYRSGMDTSQVAGGGAGVGVVLGAIGETLVEIAQTTKDMVIGQEEEQNGNQGEWNSSTDQQGKQGVGKMK, encoded by the exons ATGGCTTCTGAGCAGCAAATGAGAAGGGAAAATACCACCTCGGAGAGGGAGGTGGAGATTGAGAAAGATAAGGTGCCGAAGATCACGACCCACTTTGAGGCTCTGAGAGGGGCGGAAGGCAAAGACACTTCTCTGGACAGCAGCAAGCAGTCGCAGCAGCAGCATGAGGATAAAGCGCGGAGTGGAAGCACGGCAGGTGATGTGGGCATGGGAAAAGCAGAAGAGGCTCATGAGCTCGAGTCTCTCAAGGATCAAGTGGAGAAGGACAAGGATAAGGAGAGAGAAGCGCAGGCTGATCAAGCGAGGACTGCGAAAATGGTGGCGGATAAAGAGGCCGAGGCTAAGAGAGAGAGCGAAGGCCGCACTCAAGGTCAAGGAGAAGGCCAAGGTGGGAAATTTGAAGAGCACCACCAAGGGCAAGGTCAAAGTGAAGGTCAAGGCCAAGGTGGAGCGCGTCCTCAAACTCATACGAAGGTTGAAGAGCACCAACGACAAGCAGGAGCTCAAGGCCAAGGCGGTGGTCAGGTTGGAGAGCACCAACGACAAGTCGGGGCTCAAGGACAAGAAGGTGGTGGTCAATATCATGCGAAGGTTGAAGAGCACCAAGGACAAGGGGGAGGTCGTCAATCTCTTGGGCAAGCTGGAGGTGAAGGAAAAGGCAGAGCTCAATCTGTTGGTAAGTTTGAAGTGAGTGGTGAGGAAGAGAAGGGTTCGGCCAATAAAGGCCGAGAAAGTACTGAAGTTGATAAACAATCTAGATGCACACAGATAGGCCAGGGTATAGAGAAAATGACCCTCGAGGAAGAGAAGAGTTCTAAAGGAGGCAGAGAAAATGAGATGAAAAGCAGggaagaaaaggaaggaaGAAGCACAAACACGACGGGCAGAGGAGATCAGGGTAGAGAGGAAATGGGTGGTGGGGAAGAGAGAGGCTCTATAGgcagagaagaaaaggagggTCGTCAGCAGCAAAACAAAGAACAGCAACCATCTTTGGAAGAAATCTCAAAGTTTAGAGCAGCAGCACAGCAGAATTCCATGGAGGCAATAAGAGCAGCAGAGGAGCGTTATGCCCAGGCTAAAGAATCGGCGAGGCAAGGGATTGGCAGCGCAACCGAGTTTGTCTCAGAGAAAGGTGAGCAAACCAAGGAGACACTCGTCCAAGGAGCACAAACGGCAAAAGAAACTCTTAGCAGCGCAGGCAAGACGGTCGTGGAGAAGACAGCCCCAGTAGCGGAGAACGCGAAAGATGTGGCGGTGTCCGCGGGACAGACCACTCTGCATTACGTGGGAGAAGGGGCTGCGAAGGCCAAGGACGTGACGTTGGAGGGCGGGAAGACTGCGGGGGCATATGCCGGTGACGTGGCTGTGGGTTTGAAGGACAAGGCGACTGTGGCTGGCTGGAGTGCCGCGCATTACACGACAGAGGCGGCAGTGGAGGGGACCAAGTTGGCGGCTAGAACTGTGAAAGGGGCGGCGGAGTATGCGGGTCATACAGCTGTGGATATTGTTTCCAAGCCCTTGATTATGGCTAAAGATGCTGCGGCGGTGGCAGGTGAGAAGGCAGAGGAGTACACTGCTAGGAAGAGAGAGGAGGCACAGAGAGAAGTGGAGGCCAAGAGGTCAGCTGAGCAAAATAAGTCACAG GGGGGTCTGACTCAAcaaggaagagaaaaagagggaTCCAAAGGGGACCAAGGGGAGACTGGTCAGGAATGGCAGAGTCAAGTTCAGGGCACCGTGAGAGGTGAGGACATCAGTCGGGATCAGAGAAGAGAGGAGGGTCAAAAGGGAACGCAGAGCGAAGGTGGTGATCAGCaaagaagagaggagaggacTTATGAGGAAGGCGGTGACAAAGCGAGTACTGAGGAATACAGGAGTGGCATGGATACCTCTCAAGTTGCCGGTGGCGGTGCCGGCGTAGGGGTGGTGCTGGGAGCAATCGGAGAGACTTTGGTTGAGATCGCCCAGACGACAAAAGACATGGTGATCGGGCAAGAGGAGGAGCAGAATGGTAACCAGGGGGAGTGGAATTCATCAACTGATCAACAGGGCAAGCAAGGGGTGGGCAAGATGAAGTGA